A DNA window from Agarivorans sp. TSD2052 contains the following coding sequences:
- a CDS encoding sensor domain-containing diguanylate cyclase, which yields MKSRFFKKTISWKQRASIWTLLVVLLFSAVVYHRFQTVKQQIVEEIELSFTGFSTANKHLVSLLSQRLSLLTRTLGLLNYVNNESELTLVTLATEWQRIAKDINLEGNFYYIHRDGRVDLALNQYNSGHKVKWGAKVNPAVISYFKGVGWRNEGQISSKVINDYFSENQLYLIYTPVFDKWSKLTGWMVNEYDQASINETVHFVGRPRLVERAIILTDEGVIVEGDYSQDTRQKLMALVGRFNYFSIQRFFASDMFDGEQAPFDVGTGLMFVKRIQSADKQPNLTYLYISYEDLAESNRYWLVFIAIVFCVAILSCFIGAYLTDVIRREKAIIEELNALREAAFEGEFSQVITNTEGIVLQTNRYFSQLVGVPKTQMLGKYLTDFGHSEPDFKQIMLLASEQGSWSGEIKVEGLKGKTSIQQLTVTAVYWQNQLHNFVCSSVDISAQKSLENELKKLANTDPLTKAANRRHFEDSTHLEQSRSERNGSLFSILMLDVDHFKQLNDQYGHDVGDECLIRLVETVNHLKRDTDLLARWGGEEFIMLLPETDAQQALNLAERLRLAFVATSKEPSFTCSFGVTESHKEQSFANLYKQADDALYAAKARGRNQVVLYSSELKNS from the coding sequence TTGAAATCACGATTTTTTAAAAAAACTATATCTTGGAAACAAAGAGCATCGATATGGACGCTATTGGTGGTTTTGCTGTTTTCTGCCGTAGTTTATCATCGATTCCAAACCGTAAAGCAGCAAATAGTAGAAGAAATTGAGCTATCTTTTACCGGCTTTAGTACCGCCAACAAACACCTTGTTAGCCTCTTATCTCAGCGGCTTTCTTTGTTGACTCGAACCTTAGGTTTACTCAATTACGTCAACAATGAGTCTGAGTTAACCTTAGTGACATTGGCAACCGAATGGCAGCGCATAGCTAAAGATATTAACTTGGAAGGGAACTTCTATTATATCCATCGGGATGGACGGGTAGATTTAGCCCTGAATCAATATAACTCGGGACATAAAGTGAAGTGGGGAGCGAAAGTAAACCCTGCGGTGATTAGTTACTTTAAAGGTGTCGGTTGGCGTAACGAAGGCCAAATTTCTAGTAAAGTCATCAATGACTATTTCAGTGAAAATCAACTTTATTTAATCTACACCCCTGTTTTTGATAAATGGTCGAAACTGACCGGCTGGATGGTCAATGAATATGATCAAGCCTCTATTAATGAAACTGTTCACTTTGTGGGCAGGCCTCGCTTAGTGGAACGAGCAATTATTCTTACCGACGAAGGCGTCATTGTTGAAGGTGATTATAGTCAAGACACTAGGCAAAAACTCATGGCCTTAGTGGGGCGTTTTAACTATTTTTCTATTCAACGATTTTTTGCCAGTGATATGTTTGACGGTGAGCAAGCTCCTTTTGATGTGGGAACGGGGCTGATGTTTGTTAAGCGTATTCAATCAGCAGATAAGCAACCCAATCTTACATACTTGTACATATCCTATGAAGATTTGGCAGAAAGCAATCGCTATTGGTTGGTATTTATCGCGATTGTATTTTGTGTAGCAATACTCAGTTGTTTTATTGGGGCGTATTTAACGGATGTTATTCGCCGAGAGAAGGCGATAATTGAAGAATTGAATGCCCTAAGAGAAGCAGCCTTTGAGGGGGAGTTTTCCCAAGTCATTACAAACACTGAAGGTATCGTGTTACAAACTAATCGTTATTTTTCGCAATTAGTTGGCGTACCAAAAACGCAAATGCTAGGGAAATATTTAACCGATTTTGGCCATAGCGAACCCGATTTTAAGCAAATTATGTTGCTGGCTAGCGAGCAAGGTAGTTGGTCTGGCGAAATTAAAGTAGAAGGATTAAAAGGTAAAACATCTATTCAGCAATTGACGGTAACAGCAGTTTATTGGCAAAACCAATTACACAATTTTGTTTGTTCTAGCGTTGATATCAGCGCACAAAAATCCCTAGAGAATGAACTAAAAAAATTAGCCAACACCGACCCCTTAACGAAGGCTGCAAATCGCCGGCATTTCGAAGATTCAACTCACTTGGAGCAAAGCAGGAGCGAACGAAATGGCTCACTGTTTTCAATATTGATGTTAGATGTTGATCATTTTAAGCAGCTTAATGACCAATACGGTCACGATGTGGGCGACGAGTGTTTAATTCGTTTAGTCGAAACAGTTAATCACTTAAAGCGAGATACAGATTTGCTGGCGCGTTGGGGCGGCGAAGAGTTTATTATGTTATTGCCAGAAACCGATGCTCAGCAAGCGCTTAATTTGGCCGAACGTTTACGCTTAGCATTTGTGGCAACTAGCAAAGAGCCGAGTTTTACCTGCAGTTTTGGGGTGACTGAAAGCCATAAAGAGCAAAGTTTTGCCAATCTATACAAGCAGGCCGATGACGCGCTTTATGCTGCTAAAGCGCGTGGGCGAAACCAGGTTGTACTGTATAGCTCTGAACTTAAAAATAGCTGA
- a CDS encoding response regulator, translated as MDSLSLADLTILLVEPSNMQRNIIRTRLHEAGVDNFLLAENCQQALEIALKTAPDLVVSSMYFSDGTATDLVQQLRANNLSRDVAFMLISSEACHHTLDAIKQAGVIAMLPKPFEFTHLLAALQATISYIEPDSEVINNIDISDKTILVVDDSQTARRHISKVLENIGLINLLVAEHGQEALTILESNQVDLVITDYNMPVMDGAALIEALRQHPKFCDIPALMVTSENNCAKLDGVRQSGVSALVDKPFDIDAVKQVLTRLFEVEK; from the coding sequence ATGGACTCTTTATCCTTAGCTGATTTAACCATTTTGTTGGTCGAACCCTCAAATATGCAGCGCAACATCATTCGAACGCGTTTACACGAAGCGGGTGTTGATAACTTTTTGTTGGCAGAAAATTGCCAACAAGCGCTAGAAATAGCGTTAAAAACTGCCCCTGACTTAGTGGTTAGTTCAATGTATTTTTCGGACGGTACAGCCACCGATCTGGTTCAACAACTACGTGCCAATAATCTTAGCCGCGATGTTGCCTTTATGTTGATCTCTAGCGAAGCATGCCACCATACTTTAGATGCAATTAAGCAAGCGGGGGTGATTGCGATGTTACCCAAGCCCTTTGAATTCACCCATTTGTTAGCCGCATTACAGGCAACGATTAGTTATATCGAACCTGATAGTGAAGTGATCAATAATATTGATATCTCCGACAAAACCATACTCGTGGTAGACGATAGCCAAACTGCTCGTCGCCATATTTCGAAGGTCTTGGAAAATATCGGACTGATTAACTTATTAGTGGCCGAACATGGGCAAGAAGCCTTAACGATATTAGAAAGCAATCAGGTTGACTTGGTGATCACTGATTACAATATGCCGGTGATGGATGGGGCCGCTTTAATCGAAGCACTGAGGCAACATCCTAAGTTTTGTGACATTCCAGCCTTAATGGTAACTTCAGAAAATAACTGCGCCAAATTAGATGGGGTTCGGCAAAGCGGTGTTTCCGCTTTGGTAGACAAGCCTTTTGATATTGACGCAGTAAAACAGGTGCTTACGCGGTTATTTGAAGTCGAAAAATAG
- the malZ gene encoding maltodextrin glucosidase, which produces MTDFRFHPQSQLIQQQDSYQVTLYTAINHPYQKIFVRVEPDHEEWLIELKKPIVEGNWLKWQATIPISPHSPLTLYCFKFLLNDRQIYLHAAGESSRLPQKHYHFRINTLDKPPAWVKQQVFYQIFPERFANGDPSLTPNDQSYSYHRDGRKVLQKQWGEPVAQSHSGTGATEFYGGDLIGIEQKLDYLEQLGITALYLNPIFCSPSNHKYDCSNYFKVEPHFGGDQALISLSSKMKQRGMKLMLDAVVNHTSNQHHWMDFYQQGKGGAYHNQDSLFRDWYHFDNHGNYWSWKGVETLPKLNFANTEVQQAIYSGPQSVLKYWLKPPFSIDAWRFDVIHMLGEHNSAQHNAHYVAEFRKSIKEVNTEAYMIGEHFAEASQWLQGDQEDAAMNYYGFNQPVVAFLAKVDVPRYVPVKLNASDFANWLAEARGSIPFANQLAQYNLLDSHDTPRFTHLVQENQQLAMVAATLLLTYIGVPSIYYGDEVGLTGANDPDCRRCFPWDEQQWDQQVLQHYQALIKLRKQRKELQEGDLISLLELEDVWVFQRWLPEQNSLVVINRGEAQSISIDLSAAQYSHRYTQLHTGKQITVEQQQLILSLPAHSSMVLSSH; this is translated from the coding sequence ATGACTGATTTTCGCTTCCACCCTCAAAGTCAGCTTATTCAGCAGCAAGACAGCTATCAAGTCACCCTTTACACCGCGATAAACCATCCTTATCAAAAAATATTTGTTCGGGTGGAACCCGATCACGAAGAGTGGCTTATCGAGCTTAAAAAACCCATAGTTGAAGGGAATTGGTTAAAGTGGCAAGCAACGATCCCAATCAGCCCTCACAGTCCATTAACCCTTTACTGCTTCAAGTTTCTACTGAACGACAGACAAATCTATTTACATGCAGCGGGAGAATCATCTCGTCTTCCGCAAAAGCACTATCACTTTCGCATCAATACTCTTGATAAACCGCCAGCCTGGGTGAAACAACAAGTTTTTTATCAAATATTCCCTGAGCGCTTTGCAAACGGTGACCCAAGCTTAACTCCCAATGACCAAAGCTATAGCTATCACCGGGATGGCAGGAAAGTACTGCAAAAACAATGGGGGGAGCCAGTTGCTCAATCGCACTCAGGAACCGGTGCCACCGAGTTTTATGGTGGTGACTTAATCGGCATCGAACAAAAGCTTGATTACTTAGAGCAGCTCGGCATTACCGCCTTGTATCTAAATCCGATTTTCTGTTCGCCTAGCAATCACAAATATGACTGCAGCAACTACTTCAAAGTAGAGCCCCACTTTGGAGGAGACCAAGCCTTAATTAGCTTATCCAGTAAGATGAAACAACGTGGTATGAAGCTAATGTTAGACGCCGTGGTTAACCACACGTCCAACCAACACCATTGGATGGATTTCTACCAGCAAGGCAAAGGTGGTGCCTACCATAATCAAGATTCTTTGTTTCGAGATTGGTATCATTTTGACAATCACGGAAACTACTGGTCTTGGAAAGGTGTAGAAACCTTACCTAAACTCAATTTTGCCAATACCGAAGTACAACAAGCTATATACTCTGGCCCACAATCGGTATTGAAATATTGGCTTAAGCCGCCCTTCTCTATTGATGCATGGCGTTTTGATGTTATTCACATGCTTGGTGAGCATAACAGCGCTCAACATAATGCCCATTACGTTGCAGAATTTAGAAAATCGATTAAAGAAGTGAATACAGAAGCCTATATGATTGGCGAACACTTTGCCGAAGCTAGCCAATGGTTGCAAGGCGATCAAGAAGACGCGGCCATGAACTACTATGGCTTTAATCAGCCGGTGGTGGCTTTTTTGGCTAAGGTAGACGTTCCCCGTTACGTTCCAGTAAAACTGAACGCCAGTGACTTTGCTAACTGGTTGGCCGAAGCACGTGGCTCAATCCCCTTTGCGAATCAACTTGCCCAATACAACTTACTTGATAGCCACGATACGCCTAGATTCACCCACTTGGTCCAAGAGAATCAACAGCTGGCGATGGTGGCCGCGACTCTGTTGTTAACTTATATTGGCGTGCCGTCTATTTACTATGGTGACGAAGTGGGCTTAACAGGCGCTAACGACCCGGATTGTCGCCGTTGTTTCCCATGGGATGAGCAGCAATGGGACCAGCAGGTATTGCAACACTATCAAGCGTTAATCAAACTGCGCAAACAACGTAAAGAACTACAAGAAGGCGATCTTATTAGTTTACTTGAGCTTGAAGATGTTTGGGTGTTTCAACGCTGGTTGCCCGAGCAAAACAGCCTGGTAGTGATTAACCGAGGCGAGGCGCAAAGCATCTCTATAGACCTGAGTGCCGCGCAGTATTCACATCGTTATACTCAGCTCCACACTGGCAAGCAAATAACAGTAGAGCAGCAACAGCTTATACTCTCGTTGCCCGCCCATTCATCAATGGTACTAAGCAGTCATTAA
- a CDS encoding DNA recombination protein RmuC, translated as MNLEIISSQFSQISLLVTLFLLFLVLLLLVVNRINTGTTSKQTDLLKQNIEQQLLEQEQLKLNADALQQRLQDQLISNAELRNELENLTTVKEQFDTSQQLLQREQQRCALLQQKDLTLQERITYLEKSEERVNAQFELLANRIFSEKGVELQQQSKLSIESVLQPLKQQLDGFKQQIQNSYENEAKQRHSLKDQIVTLQQLNQQMSDDAVKLTKALKGDNKQQGDWGELILEQILQSSGLREGHEYQTQVVGVNQHGKTIKPDVVVKLPDDRAVIVDSKVNLVAYERYYNSDQQEVQQSALKEHAKSLRSQIIGLSKKDYHTLYQLQSLDYVLLFVPIEGAYLSALEQDPSLVKFAVELNILLVSPSSLMVALRTIQNLWRSEHQQQNAQVIAQRAGKLFDKFVAFTEDLQNHGQQLQRSNDSYQHAMSKLSTGKGNLVRQAQLLKDLQVSSSKSLEAKLLADSQQQD; from the coding sequence GTGAACTTAGAGATTATTTCTTCTCAATTTAGTCAAATTAGCCTTTTGGTTACCTTATTTTTATTGTTTCTTGTTTTATTATTGTTAGTGGTAAATCGTATAAACACTGGCACTACCAGTAAACAAACTGACTTGTTAAAGCAAAATATTGAACAACAACTCCTTGAGCAAGAACAGTTGAAATTAAACGCTGATGCGCTGCAGCAACGTTTACAAGATCAGCTCATTAGTAATGCTGAATTACGCAACGAACTCGAGAATTTAACCACAGTGAAGGAACAGTTCGATACTAGCCAACAGCTGTTACAACGTGAGCAACAGCGCTGCGCCTTATTGCAGCAAAAGGACCTCACTTTGCAAGAGCGCATTACTTATCTGGAAAAAAGTGAAGAGCGGGTAAATGCTCAATTTGAACTGTTAGCTAATCGTATTTTCTCGGAGAAGGGGGTAGAGCTTCAGCAACAAAGTAAGCTGAGTATCGAATCAGTGTTACAGCCTTTAAAGCAACAGTTGGATGGCTTTAAGCAACAGATTCAGAACAGTTACGAGAATGAGGCTAAGCAACGCCATTCACTGAAAGATCAGATAGTCACATTACAACAACTCAATCAACAAATGAGCGATGATGCTGTAAAGTTAACTAAAGCGTTAAAAGGCGATAACAAGCAGCAGGGAGACTGGGGAGAGTTAATTCTTGAGCAAATCCTTCAATCTTCAGGCTTGAGAGAGGGGCACGAATATCAAACTCAAGTAGTTGGTGTCAATCAGCATGGTAAAACCATTAAGCCTGATGTGGTGGTGAAATTACCCGACGACAGAGCTGTCATTGTTGATTCTAAAGTCAATCTGGTTGCCTATGAACGCTATTACAATAGTGATCAGCAAGAGGTCCAACAAAGTGCTTTAAAAGAACATGCAAAAAGCTTAAGAAGTCAGATCATTGGTTTGAGTAAAAAAGATTACCATACGCTTTATCAGCTACAATCTTTGGATTATGTATTGTTGTTTGTGCCTATAGAAGGTGCATATCTAAGTGCCTTGGAACAAGATCCTAGCTTAGTGAAATTTGCGGTTGAATTGAATATTTTGCTGGTAAGCCCTAGCAGCCTAATGGTGGCGTTACGTACTATTCAAAACCTCTGGCGCAGCGAACATCAACAACAAAATGCTCAGGTGATCGCCCAACGCGCTGGTAAGTTATTTGATAAGTTTGTAGCTTTCACTGAAGATCTCCAAAACCACGGCCAGCAATTACAGCGTTCTAACGACAGTTATCAACATGCCATGAGCAAACTAAGTACCGGTAAAGGTAATTTAGTTAGGCAAGCACAGTTGTTAAAGGATTTACAAGTCAGTTCAAGCAAATCATTGGAAGCCAAGCTGCTAGCCGATAGCCAGCAGCAAGACTAG
- a CDS encoding pseudouridine synthase, producing the protein MISFYFKLWAIMKYPCRLDKYLSKAKLISRSDAKKTIKNKRVMVNQKSVTSTQFAIQEIDKVYLDEQLLDLHEHAYYMLHKPAGYLSTEEEAGHPSALSLILDETPKLHSAGRLDIDTTGLLLLTSDGQWSHRVSSPNANKFKQYRVELADAIDDSDLAKLREGILLRGEDKPTKPAIVRRVNETLIDIEISEGRYHQVKRMLAAVGNRVVSLHRQMIGEITLDESLQPGEYRRLSALEVSYF; encoded by the coding sequence ATGATCAGCTTTTACTTCAAACTCTGGGCTATTATGAAATACCCATGTCGATTAGACAAATACCTTTCCAAAGCAAAATTAATTTCTCGTAGCGATGCCAAAAAGACCATCAAAAACAAAAGGGTCATGGTAAACCAAAAATCCGTAACGAGCACTCAGTTCGCGATACAAGAAATAGATAAAGTGTATTTGGACGAACAATTGCTGGACCTTCATGAACATGCTTATTATATGCTGCATAAACCCGCTGGATACTTAAGCACTGAAGAAGAAGCGGGTCACCCCAGTGCCTTATCATTGATTTTAGATGAAACACCAAAGCTTCATTCAGCTGGTCGTCTGGATATCGATACTACCGGATTATTGCTATTAACAAGCGACGGGCAATGGTCTCACAGAGTAAGCAGCCCCAACGCCAATAAATTTAAACAATATCGAGTTGAGCTCGCCGATGCTATTGATGACAGCGATTTAGCAAAACTACGTGAAGGTATTCTACTACGAGGCGAAGATAAACCCACTAAACCGGCAATAGTTAGGCGCGTAAATGAAACCCTCATCGATATTGAAATCAGTGAAGGTCGTTATCATCAAGTCAAACGCATGCTAGCAGCCGTGGGCAATAGAGTAGTCAGCTTACATCGCCAAATGATTGGTGAAATAACTTTAGATGAATCGTTACAACCAGGAGAATACCGACGGCTTTCAGCGCTAGAGGTCAGCTATTTTTAA
- a CDS encoding DUF3087 family protein — MQIKTIDKQIYQTRSRKSYLGISAILIISSLLWSTIFIALFSTSDDNFRYNLLGVVTAVICLIPIITYCKSKTWFAEVMYVWHLKQELNKINRKMVKLQKAASKGEVEALTAIKFSYIGSRQIWELDDNTLMLSELSLAEQKLDVLIDKFNVSIEPAQYQSNDLMKY; from the coding sequence CCAGACACGTTCTAGAAAAAGTTATCTAGGGATATCCGCAATATTGATTATTTCAAGCTTATTGTGGTCAACTATATTTATTGCACTGTTTTCGACTTCAGATGATAACTTTCGTTACAACTTATTGGGTGTAGTCACTGCGGTGATATGTTTAATTCCAATCATTACTTACTGTAAATCTAAGACGTGGTTTGCTGAAGTGATGTATGTTTGGCACTTAAAGCAAGAGCTCAACAAAATAAACAGAAAAATGGTTAAACTGCAAAAGGCTGCAAGCAAGGGTGAGGTTGAAGCACTAACAGCTATCAAGTTTAGTTATATCGGTAGCCGCCAAATATGGGAGCTAGACGACAACACATTGATGTTAAGTGAATTAAGCCTCGCAGAGCAAAAACTAGATGTCCTCATTGACAAGTTCAATGTCAGTATTGAACCCGCTCAATACCAATCAAACGACTTAATGAAATACTAA
- a CDS encoding HlyU family transcriptional regulator: MSIFSAFKKLFESEPAKAKSYPEEQYSDFTIAPSPQSANGQYRVAAVISKTIDGELREHTFIRSDTCASSDDAAELALHKCKTFIDQMGDQIFE, from the coding sequence ATGAGTATCTTTTCAGCTTTTAAGAAATTATTTGAATCAGAGCCAGCTAAAGCCAAAAGCTACCCTGAAGAACAATATAGCGACTTTACTATTGCGCCTAGCCCTCAATCAGCAAATGGCCAGTACCGAGTAGCGGCAGTAATCAGTAAAACTATCGATGGCGAGTTGAGAGAACATACGTTTATTCGTTCAGACACCTGCGCTAGCTCAGACGATGCCGCCGAGCTAGCGTTGCATAAGTGTAAAACCTTTATCGATCAGATGGGTGATCAAATATTTGAGTAA
- a CDS encoding single-stranded DNA-binding protein, translating to MQAICRSNIELLGNLVTKDITLRYFSDGTAITQFEMLVKKKTKSTGKEQVEVFQITARGEQAERLKSYAKAGDGVVLKGRLKNQKDSNGKIVSAIEAEQLSFVGAPSVLYWNKVTLVGEIANKSSLRKSVNNQSYLKLQLITDSNDAQHLVNCNLWAYPAELVAKQAELGDKLVVEGALKKAFSDDRLISPILIDGHTCLHLNV from the coding sequence TTGCAAGCAATTTGTCGTTCAAATATTGAGTTACTTGGTAATCTAGTGACCAAAGACATTACCCTACGCTATTTTAGTGATGGTACAGCGATTACTCAATTTGAAATGTTGGTTAAAAAGAAAACTAAATCAACCGGTAAAGAGCAAGTGGAAGTCTTTCAGATTACAGCTCGTGGTGAGCAAGCTGAACGCTTAAAATCTTATGCAAAAGCAGGTGATGGTGTTGTGCTTAAGGGGCGTTTGAAAAATCAAAAAGACTCAAACGGGAAAATAGTCAGCGCTATAGAAGCAGAGCAACTCAGCTTTGTTGGGGCACCTTCAGTCTTGTATTGGAATAAGGTGACCTTAGTGGGTGAAATAGCGAACAAATCTTCGCTTAGAAAAAGCGTTAATAATCAGAGCTACCTAAAGTTGCAGTTAATCACCGATAGTAACGATGCTCAGCATTTGGTTAACTGTAATTTGTGGGCTTATCCCGCTGAGTTGGTCGCTAAGCAGGCGGAGTTAGGCGATAAACTGGTCGTTGAGGGGGCATTAAAAAAAGCATTTTCTGACGACCGACTTATTTCACCGATTCTTATTGATGGTCATACTTGCTTACATTTAAACGTTTAG